From the genome of Apodemus sylvaticus chromosome 3, mApoSyl1.1, whole genome shotgun sequence, one region includes:
- the Ndufaf4 gene encoding NADH dehydrogenase [ubiquinone] 1 alpha subcomplex assembly factor 4: MGARVTRAIRNFNVEQRAEREISKRKPTMAPKHPSTRGLLQEHLSQYPEVEEDVSRKDNKLLSLLRDVYVDSKDPVPSVRVKKVEPQEERKEFRLPIGDHFDKNIMDIPKGKITVVEALTLLNNHKLSPETWTAEKIARDYHLELKDVNSLLKYFVTFEVKVFPPEDKKAIQSK, from the exons ATGGGAGCTCGCGTGACCCGTGCCATTCGGAACTTCAACGTGGAGCAGCGAGCGGAGCGGGAGATCAGCAAGAGGAAGCCCACCATGGCACCCAAGCACCCTTCCACCCGCGGCCTCCTGCAGGAGCACCTGAGTC agtATCCAGAAGTCGAAGAAGACGTTTCTAGAAAAGATAACAAGCTGCTGTCATTACTAAGAGATGTATATGTCGATTCCAAAGATCCGGTGCCTTCCGTGCGG GTAAAAAAAGTTGAACCACAGGAAGAACGAAAGGAATTCAGACTGCCCATAGGAGATCACTTTGATAAGAATATCATGGACATCCCCAAAGGCAAGATTACTGTTGTAGAAGCATTGACCCTTCTCAATAACCATAAACTCTCTCCAGAAACATGGACTGCTGAGAAGATTGCCCGAGACTACCATTTAGAACTGAAGGATGTAAATTCCCTTCTCAAATATTTCGTTACTTTTGAAGTCAAAGTCTTTCCTCCTGAAGACAAGAAAGCAATACaatcaaaatga